The nucleotide sequence CTTGGTGCTGGCCCACGGCCTGTTTCAGTACATACCCAGCCCGCCCCAGTTGGCGCGCTACTACCTGCAGGAGTACCTGGAAGCCGCTGCCACCCTTCTGGGCCGAGCCCAATACCACATCAGCCTGCTGTTTACCGATTTGCTGGCCTTCAGCTGCGTGGCGTTTGTGCGGCTGGCCTTCGAGCACGAGCAGCGCCGCCGCCACCTCGAAAAAGACCATCTGGCCCTGCAGATGGAGCAGCTCAAGGCCCAGCTGCAGCCCCACTTTCTGTTCAACACGCTCAACAGCATCTACGGCCTGAGCCTAGCCGGCTCGCCCGAAACGCCGCGCTTCATTCTGCTGCTCTCGGAACTGATGCGCTATGTGCTCTACGACAGCGGCAAGGCGCAGGTGCCGCTGGCCGAGGAGGTAGAGTTTATGGCCAATTACTTCGAGCTGGAGCAGCGCAAGTACGCCGGGGCGCGGGTGGAATTCCGGGCCGTGGGCGACACGGCCGGCGTGCAGGTGCCGCCGCTGCTGCTGCTGCCGCTGGTGGAAAACAGCTTCAAGCACGGCCGCCACCACTTCTCCGACGCGGCCACCGTGCAGGCCACCCTCAGCACCACGCCCGGCCGCCTGCACTTTCTCATCGAAAACGACATGCTGCCCGAAGCCCCCGCCGCCTCGCCCAAGCGCAGCGGCGGCATCGGCCTGCAGAACATCCGCCAGCGCCTCAACCTCTACTACCCCAACGCCCACGAGCTGCACCTCACCGAACAAAACGGCCGCTACCGCGCCGAGCTGACGCTGCGGGTGTAGTGAGCACAACGGACTACAGCACGTCATTCCGAGCTTGCCGAGGAATCTCGCGTGTTGACGTCTGATTACAGCTGCAACAAAGCGGTAGAGATGCTGCGGCTGCGCACCCTGGCTCGATGCGCCACATGCTCAGCATGACGTCCTATATCACCTCATTACTTCATCACCCCATTACCTCATCCCCTCATCACCTATCCAATGACAAATACTCCCGCTCCTGTTCGCTGCCTGATTGTGGATGATGAGCCGCTGGCCCATCAGGTGCTTACCCAGTTCATTGGCCAGACGCCGGGGCTCACGCTCACGGGCAAGTGCCGCAACGCCATGGAAGCCTACGAGCACCTGGCCCAGCACCCCGTGGACCTGCTGTTTCTGGATATTGAAATGCCGCTCGTGACGGGCCTGAGCTTCCTTAAAAGCCTCACCCACCCGCCCAAAACCGTGCTGACCACCGCCTACCGCGAGTATGCCTACGAGGGCTACGAGCTGGACGTGCTCGACTACCTGCTCAAGCCTTTCAGCTACGAGCGGTTCATGAAGGCTGTGGCCCGCCTGCCCGCCACCCAGCCCGTGCCGCCCGCCGACACCACCGAGGAAAAGTACCTGCTGGTGAAAGAGCGCCAGGGCCTGCTGAAAGTCCCGCACCGCGACATTGTGTACGTGGAGGGTTGCAAGGACTACGTGAAAATCACGACGGCCACCAAAAGCTACCTGCTGCACCACACCATGAAGGAAATGGTGGAGGTGCTGGGCCCGGCCTTCGTGCGGGTGCACCGCTCCTTCATCGTGGCCGCCGCCCACATCCGCATGCTCCAGCCCGACAACGTGCTGCTGCTCGACAACACGCTGCTGCCCATCGGCAACTCGCACCGGGCCGATTTGCTGGCATTTTTCAAAAAATAGGCCGCCGCTGCCACACAAAAAGCCCCCGCACCAGACTGGTACGGGGGCTTTTGCGTGGTAGGAGCCGCGGAAAGCTAGTCTTTCACTTTCACCTTGCCGTCGTCGGCGTCGCGCTTCACTTTGGTGCCGTTGGAGTACTCGGTTTTCCGGTCGCCATCCTTGTCGATTTTCACCGTGGTGCCGTTGGAATACACGATTTTGGTTTCGCCGTTTTTCTTCTTATCGTATTTCACGATGCTGGGGCCCGAGCGGCGGGAGGGGGCGCTACGCTCTTCTTCCACCACGCGGGTTTCCGTTACGGTGTAGGGCGTACCGGCGTAGTAGGTGCCGCGGTTCGACGAGTACGTGTTGTACTGGTTGGGGTCCGTAACGATGGTTTTCACTTCCCGGTCGGTGTCGTCGTTCACTTGGCGGATGGCGGCGTAGCGGCCAGTGGTATCGGTGGCGTAGCTGGTTTCAATCTCGCCGAGGCGGCGGCCACGCGTGTAGTAGGTTTTCTCGATGCGCGTCACGACTACCGTATCCGTCAGCTTCAGGTCTTCGGCAATGCGGTTGGCGAGGCGGTCGGCGTCGGTGCGGTAGGTGGTGGTGTCGACAGCATTATCGACAACTACGGCCGTATCGGCCGAGGGCGTGGTGGCCGCGTCAACGGCCGCGGGCTTGTCTTGGGTGCAGGAGGCGGCCAGCAGCGTGGCAGCAGCCGAGACAAAAAGCAGGGTCTTGTGCATAAAAGGGAGGTCTGTGAAAACAGCATATAGCCTACTGGCTATAATGGGGCCTGTTACGGCTGGGGTTGCGGCGAGGTTGCAGAGGGGCCGGCCCGGGGCTTGCAGACGCCCAACCGGAAACGGAAAAACAAAAACCCGAGCCGATAGGCAACGCCCGGGCCCGGGCCTGCATCTGGCCCTGTATACGCCATCGGCAATCCTTCCTCCACCTTTATCTTTCCTGCTCATGCATACCGCTTCCCTCTTCCGTTCTGCGGCCGTAGCCGCTCTTTTCAGTGTGGCGGCCGTGGCTGCTGCCCAGGCCCAGCAGCTGCGCAAAGTGGGCTCGTTCGACAAGCTGCGGGCCAGCGGCGCCTGCGACGTGGTGCTGGTGCAGGGCGCAGGCACCGAAGTGAAGGTGCAGGCCGAAGCCGACGTGGAAAAATACATCGTGACCGAAGTGCAGAATGGCACGCTGCAGATCTACCGCGACCGGAATGCGCCCAGCCAGCTGTTCAACAACAAGAAAGTGACGGTGTACGTGACCTGCCCGCGCCTGACCGGCATCGAAACCAGCGGCGCCTCCGACATCAAGAGCACCTCCACGTTCACGGCCGACAACTTCACCATCCGGGCCAGCGGCGCCTCCGACGTGACGCTGCGCCTCGACACCAAGGCCCTGACCGTACACGCCTCCGGCGCTTCCGACATCAAGCTGGCCGGCCGCGCCGAGCGCCAGCAGGTGCAGGTGAGCGGCAGCAGCGACTACCGCGCCAACGAGCTGCAAAGCCGCACCGCCGACGTGCAGGCCTCCGGCGCCTCCGATGCCTACGTTTTCGTGGAGGAAAGCCTGACTTCCCGCGCCTCCGGCGCTAGCGACGTGCGCAACAAAGGCAAAGCCCGCGTGACCCGCTAAGCCACTGCACACGAGAAACAGGGGGCGTCTGGCGCATTGCCGGGGCCGGTGTACAGTAGCGCGAACTTTGTAGTTCGCGCCCCCGCGCCGTTTGCGCCACCCACGGCCGTTGGCTGTTGCCCCTGGCCGTGGGTGGCGCAGGCAGGTCGGCAGCGGCTTTCGTAGCTTCGTGCCGCCGATGCGCCGAGCTGCTACCAGCCTGGTTGGCGTCGGCCGGCCGGCTTGGTTTCAGCTGGCTGCTTTCTGTTTTTCTTCTGCATGAACCACCGCCATTTCGTGTTGCACAAGCCGTTCGGCTACCTCAGTCAGTTCCGGAGCGAAGACGCCCGCGAGGCCCGCAAAAAGAAGTTTCTGGGGGCGCTGCACGACTTCCCCGAAGGCACCATGTCCATTGGCCGCCTCGACGAGCACAGCGAAGGCCTGCTGCTGCTCACCACCGACGGCCGCGTGAGCGAGCGGGTACGCCGCAAAGACGTGGAAAAGGAATACTACGCCCAGGTAGACGGCCTCATCACCGACGAAGCCGTGGCCTTGCTGCAGCAAGGCGTGGAAATCAGCATCCCCGAAGGCAAGTACCTGACGCTGCCCTGCGCCGCCTTCCGGCTGGAACAGGCCCCCGACCTGCCGCCCCGCACCCGCAAAATCCGCGACGAGCGGCACGGCCCTACTAGCTGGGTCAGCATCACCGTTACCGAGGGCAAAAACCGCCAAGTGCGCAAAATGACGGCCGCCGCCGGCTTTCCTACGCTGCGGCTGGTGCGGGTGCGCATCGGCAGCATCGTGCTGGGTGGCCTGCCGCCCGGCGAGGTGCTGGAGGTAGACGAGCTGAAGTGGTAAACCCGGGCGGACTATGAATCCTGCATCAAAAAACCCATTCCCCGGCAGAGGAATGGGTTTTTAGCTTTTGCTCGTGCCTCAAGAAATCAGGCATTCACCACGCGGCCCCCATTCGGGTGCAGCGTCTGGCCCGAAAAGTAAGAGCCATCTTCCGAGGCCAGAAACACGTAGGCCGGCGCCACTTCCGACGGCTGCCCGGCGCGGCCCATCGGCGTGTCGCGGCCGAACACAGCCACTTTGAGCGCGCCCGCCGACGACGGAATGAACGGCGTCCAGATGGGGCCCGGCGCCACGGAGTTCACGCGGATGCCTTTGGACGCCAGCTGCAGCGCCAGCGCCCGGGTGAAGGACGTAATGGCGCCCTTCGTGGACGTGTAGTCGATCAGTTGCTCGTTGCCGGCAAAGGCATTCACCGACGACGTGTTGATGATGGAGTCGCCCTCTTTGAGGTGCTCCAGCGCGGCCCGCGTGATGCGGAAAAACGACTTGATGTTGAGCTCGAAAATGGAATCCAGCTCTTCATCCTTGATTTCGGTGAGGGAGTCGTGCCAGTTCTGCTCGGCGGCATTGTTGACCAGGATATTGAGGCCACCCAGCTCCTGCACGGTGCGGCGCACCACTTCGGCGCAGAAGGCGGGCTGCTTTAGGTCGCCGGGGAGCAGCACGCAGCGGCGGCCTTCGGCCTCCACCAGGCGCAGCACTTCCTCGGCGTCTTCCTGCTCGCGCGGCGTGTATACGATGGCAACATGGGCACCCTCGCGGGCAAAGTGCACGGCCACGGCCCGCCCGATGCCGGAGTCGCCGCCCGTAATGAGGGCTACCTTGTCGCGGAGCTTGTTGGCGCCCTGGTATCCTTCGCGGATGTACTCGGGCTGGGGCGTCATTTTGGATTCCAGGCCCGGCTGCTCACTCTGGTGCTGGGGCGGAAAAAGGGATGGTTTATCGGACATCTGAAGGGGATAGACAGAAGAATATGAGTTGCTGTCTAACGTCGGCACAGGCCATGCAGTTATGGCTCAGCTTCTGCTGCCGTAACCTGCTTCCGCCGTGGTGCCCTACCGCCGGCCAGCTGCCTAATGCATATTCCCGCCGCCGGCCATGCCCGAAGCTGCCGCGCCCTCCGTATCTTTGGCAATTAGCGGCCCCGGCCGCGTGCTGTTACGCAATTATTTTTATACCTTAACTGTGGCTCTGCAGACGGCCTTACCAGCCCCTGCTGTTGAGGAGCCGGTTTTGTGAACCATACGGGCTGAATATCGGTTTTTACCTATTATGTAGCTATCGTACCCCCACTTTCAACATCTCCACACGCCGTTCGGCAATAATATCACCACATACCACGCATGGGCAAATCGCAGGCAACCTTCGGCAAGAAGGAAAATGAGAAGAAGCGGCTGAAGAAGCGCAACGAGAAAGCAGAGAAGAAAGAAGAGCGCCAGGCCAACGCCAAGAAGGGCCAGGGCCTGGATGAAATGCTCGCCTACGTAGACGAGAACGGCAACATCACGTCGACGCCGCCGGATCCGACCAAGAAGAAAAAGGAAATCAAGGTAGAGGATATCCGCATTGGTGCCATGCGCCAGGAGGATATGGAAGAAGAAGATCCGATCCGCAAGGGCCAGGTTACGTTCTTCAACGACTCCAAGGGCTACGGCTTCATCAAGGACTCTGTAACACAGCAGAGCATCTTCGTGCACGCCAACGGCCTGTCGAGCGGTACCACCATCAAGGAAAACGATAAAGTAAGCTTCGAGGTGGAAATGGGTCCCAAAGGCCCAAGCGCCTTCAACGTGAAGCTGGGCGGCGAATAAGCCTTCGGTTTTCGACTATGCGCAAGCGGCCGCAGCTCCTCGGGAGTTGCGGCCGCTTGGCATTTTGGGCGTTCGGTACGCGGCAAGCCGGTTTCAGGAGCGCGGGCGTAGCTGGTAGCTGATGGATGCCTGCACCGACTGGCTACGCAGGTCGCCGCTGTAGCCCGGCGTGCGCGGGTCCTGGCGCTGCAGCGGCAGCAGGCCGGCCGTGTCCCGTAGCCCGATACCAAATCCCGACGGTAGCTGCACGCCCAGACCGGCGCACACGCCTACATCGAACCGGCGGTACCGGTCAGTGGCTTCGCGGTCGATGTTGGCATAGAAGTTTCCGGCCAGGGTGCCGTAGAACTCGGTGCCCACTTCCCGCGAAGCCAGCTGCAGGCTGGCCTGGGGCCCGCCTTCCACGTAGAAGCTGCCGAAGCGGGCGCGCAGCAGCACGGGCAGCTGCAGATAGCTCTGGCTGAGACGGTAGCCAGCGGCGTAGGTGGGATCAGCAAAGATGCTCTCCTGCAGGTGCAGCTGGGTGCGCTGGCGGCTGAACTGCAGCTCCGGCACCACCGAGAAGCGCGTACCCATCTGGTGCTCGTAGAATACGCCCACCTGATAACCGGCTTTCGCGTCGGCGCTGGCCCGCTGGCCCTGCTGTGGGGTTTTAATGGCCATCGTGGTAGTGTTGGCGCCGGCGCGCACACCCAGTTGGGCGTGGGCGCTGCCGGCCAGCAGCAGCAGGGCGCTTAGTAGCAGTTTCGGATTCATGTCTAACAAGGAATACAGTGGAACATACTTCTCTCTACCAGAACACCGAATCTGCTTGCATATTGCATAGTGCGCTGACGACACATCTCTACACACCAGCACAGGAGCTACGAGGGCAGCCTATTTTCCAGCACTCCGCAACTGGTAGCTGATGGACGCTTGTACCGTTTGGCTGCGTCGGTTGATGGTGAAACCGGGAGCCGACGACTCTTTGGAGTTGAGTGGCAGTAGACTGGACGTGCCTCGTAGCCCAATGCCGAAACCCGCTGGCAGCTGCATGCCTAGGCCGGCGCATAAGCCCACATCGAAACGGCGGTAGTTGTTAGTGGCGGTGCGGTCGAAATTCTGCTGGGAAGAGCTGGGATTGTAGGAACTGGTTATTACTGTGGTGCCGGCTTCGTGGGAAGCCAGCTGCAGGCTGGCCTGAGGGCCGCCTTCCAGGTAGAAGTTGCCAAAACGGGCGCGCAGCAGAACGGGCAGGTGCAGGTAGCTTTGGCTGAGACGCGAATCGGTAGAGTATGTCGTCACGCCTGCAAAGCCATTCCACGACTCCACCGAGTGCAACTGGGTGCGCTGGCGGCTGAACTGCAGCTCCGGCACCACCGAGAAGCGCGGGCCTAGCTTGTGCTCGTAGAATACGCCCACCTGAAAGCCGGTTTTGGCGTCGGCGCTGGCTTGCTGGCTTTGTTGAAGGGTTCTGGTGGCAATAGTGGTAGTGTTGGCCCCGACGCGCACACCTAGTTGGGCGTGGGCGCTGACGGCCAGCAGCAGCAGGCCGCTTAGGGCTGTTAGTTTCTGATGCATGGTAGCAAGAAAATAAGAAGAAGGGATAGTGTCTTCTACCAGAGCCCCGGAGGTAGCGCCTGGGTTGCATGGCACCGCCGTGAAATAGTCGGCGCGCAATCTGGTGGGGGAAACGGTCTGGCGCAGATTGCTTTCTTTGGCCTGCAAACCTTCCCTTTCAGCGGCTTATGTTTCTGCGTTACGTGCTTTTGTGGATGATGCTGGCGTTGGGCGCGAGCCGGCAGGTGGCGGCGCAGGCGTCCTACCTCACCCGCATCCCCGACCCCAAAACGCTGGGCCAGACCTACGTCAGTGACCCCGACCGCCTGCTGCAGCCCGCCACCGTGCGCGACCTGAACGAGCTGCTACGGGCCCTCGACCAAAGCCGCCGCGCCCACATCGACGTGGCGCTGACCCGCAGCATTGGCGAGGAAGTGCCCAAGACGGCCGCCACGGCCCTGTTCAACCGCTGGCAGATTGGGGACCGGGAGCTGCGCAACGGCTTATTGCTGCTGATAGTGGAAGATCAGCGCCGGGTGGAAATCGAAACCGGCTACGGCCTCGAAGCCGACCTGCCCGACATTCTGTGCTTCCGCGTGCAGCAGCGCTACATGGTGCCCTACCTGCGCCAGGGCCAGTACGATGCCGCCGTGCGCCAGGGCGTGGCCGCCCTGATCCGGCAGCTCACCACCGGCCGCCTGGAGCCCGCCGACTCGCTGGCCACCGCCTCTACGGACGATGCCCTGGCCCTGACCGACGACCCGGCCGCCCCCGAAACTGCCATTTACGCCAGCTCCGAGCCTGGCTACCCCACCGCCTGGAGCACGGGCGAGGCCATCGGCGTGGGGCTGGGGCTGGTGTTTCTGCTGGTGACGGGCGGGCTGCTGCTGTTCAACCTCAAGCCCACAGCCGGCTTCCGCTGGGGGCTGGGGCTGGCCGTGGCGGCGTTGGTAGGGCTGTGGTTTTGCACCTTGCTGCTGGACCTGGCGGTGCCGGCCGGCGTATTGGTGGCGTTGTGCTACGCGGTGCCGCTGCTGGGCGCGCACGTCTACCTGTGGCAGGTGCAGCAGCGTATGGCGGCCATGGCCGGCCAGAGCCGCCACGCCCGCTACGTATTTCTCAGCGAAGCCCTGCACGGCCTGGGGATGCTGCGCTACGTGTTTCCGCTGGGGCTGGTGTGGATGTGGCCCCGGCAGCAGCGCCACCTGGCCGCCCTCCGCGACGAGCCCTACGCCTGCCCCTCCTGCGCCCACCCCATGCACCGCCTCGACGAAACCCAGGACGACGCCACCCTGCAGCCCGGCCAGGTAGCCGAGGAGCGGGTAGCCTCCGTGGACTACGACGCCTGGCAGTGCCCGGCCTGCCAGCAGCAGCTGCTGCTGCCCTACGCCAACCTCGCCACCGACGCCAAGGCCTGCATCATGTGCCGCTACCACACCGCCCAGCCCCAGCCCGACGAGGTAATGGAAGAAGCCACTACGTCGCATGGCGGCTGGGGGTGGCACGTATGGCACTGCGCCTTCTGCCAGCACACCCAGCGCACCAAGTACACCACCGCGCGCCTGTCGTCGTCGGGTAGCTCGTCGGGGTCTTCGGGGTCGTCGTCGGGGGGCTCCTGGTCGAGCAGCAGCGGCGGTAGCTCGGGCGGCGGCGGGGCTGGCAGCAGTTGGTAGCGGGCGGCTTTGCGGTGGCTTATGAGGCGTTTTCAGGTGGGGCGGCAAAGTCGTATGTTGCACCGCTTTACGGGGCGGCCTGGTGCCGCCCGTGCTTTATTGTGCTATGCTTCCTTTATTCCGGCGCGGCCTGCTCAGTGGCCTGTTGTTTTTCCTGCTTCTTTCCGCGGCCCTGGCCCAAACGGCCCCGCCCGATCCAGAGCTGAATGCCTTCTACGATCAGCTCAACGCCTACCGCACCGGCCGCTACCAGCCCCTGCCCGATCTGCAGGCTCTGCGGCTGCCCTCCACGTTTTCGGGGGCCGAGCTGAAGGCGCTGCGGTTGCAGGACCGCCACATTGTGCGCATTGATCTGGTGTACACGGCCTTCCGGCTCAACCCCGCCTTCAACCAGCGCCAGCTCAACCTGAGCCGCATCCGCAACCTGGCTGCCGCCGTGCCGGGGCTGCTGCAGGATGAGTCGGTGACGTGGACGCTGGTGGAGCAGACCGGCTGCAACAGCCCCGCCGAGTGCCAGCCGTTTTTCCACGGCTTTGTGGTGTACGTGGCCCCGCACGCCACCGCCGCCACCAGCCGCGCCGACCTCGACAGCCTCACGCGCAAGCTGCGCCTGCTGGAGAAGAAGCGCCCCAAAATCAGCAAGAAAACCCAGGGCAAAAAGGTGGCCTGCAACCTGCCCGCCGGCCGCTTCACCAACCGCCAGATGGCCCGCAGCCTGCGCCGCCTCTACAAGTGCCCGCAACGGGAGGCGCAGGTGGTGAAGTTCCAGCTGACCGTGGCCGCCGACGGCACCATCCGGACGGTGCAGGTGCTGCCCACCGCCCGGCCCGTGTGCGTGGCGGAGCTGGAAGCAGCCATCCGCAAAAGCGTGGCCTTCACCTCCGGCTTTCCTATCGACCGGAAGATGTTCGGCTTCACGGCCAAGGGCATTATCCGGTTGCCGCTGGGGCCACTGCAGCTGCTGGGCGAGGCCGATATGGGCTTCACCAGCTTCGCCCTGCCCGATTCCTCGGCCCGGCTGTACCGGGTGGCGCTGAAAAAGAAGAACAAGCAGCACAAGAACGACTACTGCGAAGCGCGTATCACCAAGAAAGGCGAGCTGCTGGCCGCCGCCGATACCGCCGCCACCGAGGAACTGCCCCTGCCCGCCGATGCCAACGTGGTCAGCCGCGTGATGCAGCGCCACCCCGAGTGGAGCAAGGAAGTGGTGGTGACCGACGTGACGGGCAGCATGTTCCCCTACACCTACGACCTGCTGGCTTGGCTGCAGCTCAGCGCCCTCGAAGACGAGAAAACCTTCGTGTTCTTCAACGACGGCAACGACCAGCCCGACAAAGACAAGCGCCTGGGCAAAACCGGCGGCCTCTACCACGTGAAAACCGACAGCTACGAAGCCATCAAAAACAAGCTTATCGAAACCATGAAGGCCGGCGGCGGCGGCGACGCGCCTGAAAACGACGCCGAAGCCCTGCTCTACGCCCAAAAGCTGGCCGCCGCCCCCGACTCGGCCGAGCTGATCCTGCTGGCCGACAACTACACCTTCCCCCGCGACGCCAAGCTGCTCAAAAACACCACCGCCCACGTCCGCATCATCCTCTGCGGCGTCCGCGACTACATCAACCCCAAATACCTCGCCCTGGCCCGCAAGCACGGCTTCAGCCTCCACACCATCGAGGGCGACATCGAGAACCTAAGCAAGCTGCTGGAAGGCGAAACCATCACCATCCAGGGCCAGCAGTACCAAGTGACCAAGGACGGATTTAAATTGGTGCAGAAGACGTGAGCGAGCCAATAACCAATGTATAGCAGCTGATGAAGCTTCGATTTTTACTGCTCCTGTTTTGCTTTGCTTCATGCTCGCAGCAGGATGATTTCGCCACAGCTTTTGCGAAATGCAAGGCAAACAACAAATTAGCTACCCTTAATGATTCGGACGCTAATTTACTGGCACAAGGCGCGGTGTATGATTGTATAAAAGGAGCAAATGGCCCTGCTATCACTGCCACTTCTATTGACAATACAGTCATAAATACTACAGCTAATAATGACCAAGCAGTAGCTCTGTATTATTGGTCAATTCCGCTACCCAACGCTCCAGAACACCATTCTGAATCAGTTTATAGGAATATAGAGGCCATAAATATTCTATCTGAGAAGTATAAAGGCCGCGTTAAATTCGTTGGATTTTCGCCTAACAACTCCAACTCGGTGAAAGCCTTTATCCTTCAACATCCTTTCAATTTTCCACAAGTGGCAAACGCAGATTCTTTATGGGCCCCACTATTTAGCGAGCCAGTTGGCGGCCCACCCATTGGTGGACCTTTTATTCTATTTATAAATACGGATGGCAAAGTCACCTATGCATTTTCAGGAACCTACACTAATGCAGCAACAACGATAGAGAGATACAAGCCGGTGTTAGAGGCCTGTTTAACCAATAGCGTTTATAGTGACTGAACGCAAAAGCGGCTGCAACTCCTGGGAGCTGCAGCCGCTTTGGTTTCTAGCGTAAGCGCCGGAATTACATATGAATCGCGCGGTTTTCGGTAGCCGCCAAGCAGGCTTCCTTCATGGCTTCGGCGTAGGTGGGGTGGGCGTGGCTCATGCGGGCTACGTCCTCGGCGGAGGCGCGGAACTCCATGGCCGTTACGGCTTCGGCAATGAGGTCGGCAATGCGGGGGCCAATCATGTGCACGCCCAGGATTTCGTCGGTTTCCTTGTCGGCCAGCACTTTCACGAAGCCGTCGAGGTCCATGGAGGCGCGGGCGCGGCCGGAGGCACGGAACGGGAACGAGCCGGTTTTGTAGGCTTTGCCCTGCTCCTTCAGCTGCTCCTCGGTGTAGCCCACTCCCGCCACTTCGGGCCAGGTGTACACCACGCCGGGAATGAGCAGGTAGTTGATGTGCGGCTTCTGGCCAGCAATGGTTTCGGCCACAAACACGCCTTCTTCCTCGGCCTTGTGGGCCAGCATCGCGCCGCGCACCACGTCGCCGATGGCGTAGATGCCGGGCACGGAGGTTTGCAGGTGCTCATCTACTTTGATGCGGCCGCGCTCTTCCATCTGCACGCCGGCGGCTTCCAGGTTCAGGCCCGCGGTGTAGGGCGCGCGGCCCACGGCCACCAGGCAGTAGTCGCCCTCAAACTTCACTTCCTCGCCCTTGGGGTTGGTGGCGGTTACCGTCACGGTGTCGCCCTCGCGAGTAGCGCCGGTTACCTTGTGGCTCAGGAAGAACTCGATGCCGATTTTGCCCAGGATGCGCTTGAGCTCTTTGCCAAGGCCGCGGTCCATGGTCGGAATCAGCGAGTCCATGAACTCCACCACCGACACTTTCGCGCCGAGGCG is from Hymenobacter yonginensis and encodes:
- a CDS encoding sensor histidine kinase, with amino-acid sequence MQMPRLTPTGPDRPSRFPLVFEGLVWLLYVGLYKYNFFMQEAGRLVPLTERANFPYPQLMLFALLSTLYIVPYYRGLLPLLLRRRRYVLLGVGALLYTWWGIKLNLVLAHGLFQYIPSPPQLARYYLQEYLEAAATLLGRAQYHISLLFTDLLAFSCVAFVRLAFEHEQRRRHLEKDHLALQMEQLKAQLQPHFLFNTLNSIYGLSLAGSPETPRFILLLSELMRYVLYDSGKAQVPLAEEVEFMANYFELEQRKYAGARVEFRAVGDTAGVQVPPLLLLPLVENSFKHGRHHFSDAATVQATLSTTPGRLHFLIENDMLPEAPAASPKRSGGIGLQNIRQRLNLYYPNAHELHLTEQNGRYRAELTLRV
- a CDS encoding LytR/AlgR family response regulator transcription factor, which codes for MTNTPAPVRCLIVDDEPLAHQVLTQFIGQTPGLTLTGKCRNAMEAYEHLAQHPVDLLFLDIEMPLVTGLSFLKSLTHPPKTVLTTAYREYAYEGYELDVLDYLLKPFSYERFMKAVARLPATQPVPPADTTEEKYLLVKERQGLLKVPHRDIVYVEGCKDYVKITTATKSYLLHHTMKEMVEVLGPAFVRVHRSFIVAAAHIRMLQPDNVLLLDNTLLPIGNSHRADLLAFFKK
- a CDS encoding T-complex 10 C-terminal domain-containing protein is translated as MHKTLLFVSAAATLLAASCTQDKPAAVDAATTPSADTAVVVDNAVDTTTYRTDADRLANRIAEDLKLTDTVVVTRIEKTYYTRGRRLGEIETSYATDTTGRYAAIRQVNDDTDREVKTIVTDPNQYNTYSSNRGTYYAGTPYTVTETRVVEEERSAPSRRSGPSIVKYDKKKNGETKIVYSNGTTVKIDKDGDRKTEYSNGTKVKRDADDGKVKVKD
- a CDS encoding head GIN domain-containing protein; the protein is MHTASLFRSAAVAALFSVAAVAAAQAQQLRKVGSFDKLRASGACDVVLVQGAGTEVKVQAEADVEKYIVTEVQNGTLQIYRDRNAPSQLFNNKKVTVYVTCPRLTGIETSGASDIKSTSTFTADNFTIRASGASDVTLRLDTKALTVHASGASDIKLAGRAERQQVQVSGSSDYRANELQSRTADVQASGASDAYVFVEESLTSRASGASDVRNKGKARVTR
- a CDS encoding pseudouridine synthase, which codes for MNHRHFVLHKPFGYLSQFRSEDAREARKKKFLGALHDFPEGTMSIGRLDEHSEGLLLLTTDGRVSERVRRKDVEKEYYAQVDGLITDEAVALLQQGVEISIPEGKYLTLPCAAFRLEQAPDLPPRTRKIRDERHGPTSWVSITVTEGKNRQVRKMTAAAGFPTLRLVRVRIGSIVLGGLPPGEVLEVDELKW
- a CDS encoding SDR family oxidoreductase, whose protein sequence is MSDKPSLFPPQHQSEQPGLESKMTPQPEYIREGYQGANKLRDKVALITGGDSGIGRAVAVHFAREGAHVAIVYTPREQEDAEEVLRLVEAEGRRCVLLPGDLKQPAFCAEVVRRTVQELGGLNILVNNAAEQNWHDSLTEIKDEELDSIFELNIKSFFRITRAALEHLKEGDSIINTSSVNAFAGNEQLIDYTSTKGAITSFTRALALQLASKGIRVNSVAPGPIWTPFIPSSAGALKVAVFGRDTPMGRAGQPSEVAPAYVFLASEDGSYFSGQTLHPNGGRVVNA
- a CDS encoding cold-shock protein, translating into MGKSQATFGKKENEKKRLKKRNEKAEKKEERQANAKKGQGLDEMLAYVDENGNITSTPPDPTKKKKEIKVEDIRIGAMRQEDMEEEDPIRKGQVTFFNDSKGYGFIKDSVTQQSIFVHANGLSSGTTIKENDKVSFEVEMGPKGPSAFNVKLGGE
- a CDS encoding porin family protein, encoding MNPKLLLSALLLLAGSAHAQLGVRAGANTTTMAIKTPQQGQRASADAKAGYQVGVFYEHQMGTRFSVVPELQFSRQRTQLHLQESIFADPTYAAGYRLSQSYLQLPVLLRARFGSFYVEGGPQASLQLASREVGTEFYGTLAGNFYANIDREATDRYRRFDVGVCAGLGVQLPSGFGIGLRDTAGLLPLQRQDPRTPGYSGDLRSQSVQASISYQLRPRS
- a CDS encoding porin family protein; protein product: MHQKLTALSGLLLLAVSAHAQLGVRVGANTTTIATRTLQQSQQASADAKTGFQVGVFYEHKLGPRFSVVPELQFSRQRTQLHSVESWNGFAGVTTYSTDSRLSQSYLHLPVLLRARFGNFYLEGGPQASLQLASHEAGTTVITSSYNPSSSQQNFDRTATNNYRRFDVGLCAGLGMQLPAGFGIGLRGTSSLLPLNSKESSAPGFTINRRSQTVQASISYQLRSAGK
- a CDS encoding TPM domain-containing protein, which encodes MFLRYVLLWMMLALGASRQVAAQASYLTRIPDPKTLGQTYVSDPDRLLQPATVRDLNELLRALDQSRRAHIDVALTRSIGEEVPKTAATALFNRWQIGDRELRNGLLLLIVEDQRRVEIETGYGLEADLPDILCFRVQQRYMVPYLRQGQYDAAVRQGVAALIRQLTTGRLEPADSLATASTDDALALTDDPAAPETAIYASSEPGYPTAWSTGEAIGVGLGLVFLLVTGGLLLFNLKPTAGFRWGLGLAVAALVGLWFCTLLLDLAVPAGVLVALCYAVPLLGAHVYLWQVQQRMAAMAGQSRHARYVFLSEALHGLGMLRYVFPLGLVWMWPRQQRHLAALRDEPYACPSCAHPMHRLDETQDDATLQPGQVAEERVASVDYDAWQCPACQQQLLLPYANLATDAKACIMCRYHTAQPQPDEVMEEATTSHGGWGWHVWHCAFCQHTQRTKYTTARLSSSGSSSGSSGSSSGGSWSSSSGGSSGGGGAGSSW
- a CDS encoding peroxiredoxin family protein, whose translation is MKLRFLLLLFCFASCSQQDDFATAFAKCKANNKLATLNDSDANLLAQGAVYDCIKGANGPAITATSIDNTVINTTANNDQAVALYYWSIPLPNAPEHHSESVYRNIEAINILSEKYKGRVKFVGFSPNNSNSVKAFILQHPFNFPQVANADSLWAPLFSEPVGGPPIGGPFILFINTDGKVTYAFSGTYTNAATTIERYKPVLEACLTNSVYSD